In one Neobacillus sp. WH10 genomic region, the following are encoded:
- a CDS encoding helix-turn-helix domain-containing protein: MTLENTIDVILHPVRMRIIQALINQQITAYQLKEILPDIPQASLYRHIKKLVEAEVIHIVNEIPNRGTVEKVYSIHDPNKAVIGPEELNKLSKDEHLGLFIKFMANLMGEYERYLNQEKIDLAGDGVSFRQTTLYLNDEEFAEFIKEMAAVYTKVTLNKPQKGRRRRTLATIIIPNQAKDQ; the protein is encoded by the coding sequence ATGACTTTAGAAAATACAATTGACGTTATCCTGCATCCTGTTCGGATGAGGATTATTCAGGCCTTAATTAACCAACAAATTACAGCCTACCAATTAAAAGAGATACTTCCGGATATTCCTCAGGCTTCTTTGTACAGACACATCAAAAAACTTGTTGAAGCAGAGGTTATTCATATTGTTAATGAAATACCGAATCGAGGAACAGTAGAAAAGGTGTATTCCATTCATGATCCAAACAAGGCTGTTATCGGTCCGGAGGAATTAAATAAACTGTCAAAGGATGAACATTTGGGGTTATTTATTAAATTCATGGCGAATTTGATGGGTGAATACGAAAGGTATTTAAATCAAGAGAAAATTGATTTAGCGGGTGACGGTGTATCTTTTCGGCAAACCACCTTGTACTTAAATGACGAAGAGTTTGCTGAGTTTATCAAGGAAATGGCAGCTGTCTACACAAAGGTTACACTCAATAAGCCCCAAAAGGGGAGGAGAAGAAGGACACTAGCCACTATTATTATTCCAAATCAAGCGAAAGATCAATAG